The Heteronotia binoei isolate CCM8104 ecotype False Entrance Well chromosome 14, APGP_CSIRO_Hbin_v1, whole genome shotgun sequence genome has a window encoding:
- the NOB1 gene encoding RNA-binding protein NOB1, whose translation MRRKMAPVEHVVADAGAFLSGAPLQEIGRQIYTTREVVTEIRDKETRRRLALLPYQLHFRQPSPEYLRLVTEFSKKTGDYPSLSATDLQVLALTYQLEAEHVGLAHLKKEPAHKVTLSATNQHPETPVHLAGFHLPSKAAACPKPRRPEGEKSPSVVTGQEPPGSPGVEDAAFSSFMFWRPPLPSIEEDLRELLKAAGGSMEQAQPKGPESAEKDGSEEEDDDDDEGWITPSNIRQIQQDAGQGAEPADVLVGCLTTDFAMQNVLLQMGLHVLAVNGLLIHHTRSYILRCHGCFRTTSEMTRLFCPHCGNKTLKKVAVTVGSEGNLHMHFSRNPKVLNSRGLRYSLPAPQGGKHASNPQLVDDQRFPQQRLSRKARQKTDVFDPDYLAGLSPFVENDIYSRAASLQIRDGALGAGRRRMNPNSSTKKFVKKR comes from the exons GAGATCGGGCGGCAGATCTACACGACCCGCGAGGTGGTGACTGAGATCCGCGACAAGGAGACCCGCCGGCGCCTGGCCCTCCTGCCCTACCAGCTCCACTTCAGGCAGCCCAGCCCGGAGTACCTGCGCCTCG tgACAGAGTTCTCCAAAAAGACCGGCGACTACCCCAGCCTTTCAGCCACTGACCTCCAGGTGCTGGCCCTCACCTACCAGCTGGAAGCTGAACACGTCGGCCTGGCTCACCTCAAGAAGGAGCCCGCCCACAAG GTCACTCTCAGTGCAACCAACCAGCACCCCGAGACACCTGTTCATCTGGCTGGTTTCCATCTCCCTTCTAAGGCAGCTGCTTGCCCCAAG CCCAGGCGCCCAGAGGGTGAGAAGAGCCCTTCGGTTGTGACAGGCCAAGAGCCTCCCGGCTCACCTGGGGTGGAAGATGCTGCCTTCAGCTCCTTCATGTTCTGGAGGCCCCCCTTGCCCAGCATTGAGGAAGACCTTCGGGAATTGCTG AAAGCGGCTGGTGGCTCCATGGAGCAAGCACAACCCAAAGGCCCGGAGAGTGCCGAGAAGGACGGGAGCGAGGAGGAGGACGATGATGACGACGAAGGCTGGATCACGCCCAGCAACATCCGGCAGATCCAGCAGGACGCGGGGCAAGGGGCTGAGCCTGCAGATGTGCTGGTCGGCTGCTTGACCACAGACTTTGCCATGCAG AATGTCCTGCTGCAGATGGGCCTGCATGTCCTGGCAGTGAACGGCCTGCTGATCCACCACACACGGAGCTACATCCTGCGCTGCCACGGCTGCTTCAG GACAACGTCCGAGATGACCCGGCTCTTCTGCCCCCACTGTGGGAACAAGACGCTGAAGAAGGTGGCCGTGACCGTAGGCAGCGAGGGCAACCTCCACATGCACTTCTCTCGCAACCCAAAGGTGCTCAACTCGCGTGGACTGCGC tattcccttcctgccccccagGGGGGCAAACACGCCAGCAACCCCCAGCTGGTAGATGACCAGCGCTTCCCCCAGCAGCGGCTCTCTCGCAAGGCTCGCCAGAAGACCGACGTCTTTGACCCGGACTATCTGGCCGGCCTGTCTCCGTTTGTGGAGAATGATATATACAGCCGGGCGGCCAGCCTGCAGATTCGGGATGGGGCGCTGGGGGCTGGCAGGAGGCGAATGAACCCCAACAGCTCCACAAAGAAGTTTGTGAAGAAGAGATGA